The following are encoded together in the Choristoneura fumiferana chromosome 4, NRCan_CFum_1, whole genome shotgun sequence genome:
- the LOC141427591 gene encoding uncharacterized protein, with the protein MILVIIFLVLGVKARINPHGPTVSNDFANCVIGLIDKNFAEPGLLYFINTNDVSTSVVTIRTAILKSVHDKVKYSVKIAKPTEKDKAICVNDQEILQISVLHMDHFEPIPLADYFVAIIDSYDDFTHLASRLRRSRSWNPKAMFIFVFFDMTSSDDHNIKQAENIINCLFKLNAINIVVIIPQANNIRRATVYGWRPYDPPKYCGYSNESARTRLFVENVCDHGIVKYTKTIFENKIPLDMKGCTLEMLALERQPFISRSPKDPNIEIMLIGEVAKRLNIKLNYKMLNAFRGEKQPGGRWDGALNDLVSQKGLILLGGIFPDNEVHEDFECSSNYLSDSYTWVVPRAFQQPLWLAFFIIFKRIVWISVVAGFVVVALTWMLLAKLSKDPTYRKNLDHYLINTWISNLGFVAYSRPVTNSLRLFFIFLNLYCVLLLTAYQTKLIDVLTNPNFEHQISTVEELAASDLGCGGSEELKDLFENSTDSMDMYFSDKWENIIDIKEAMINVVVHRNFSLLCSRLELAHITAVMPELSDKFGNTKFYAFEVNVFTVPLEMVSLRGFPFLNKFSKTLELFRQYGVNDKVRKYFAGYTLTKKALLLNDLEAENSSREALSTESLQGGFLALVFGYVFGTTIFVIEMTMNTKFVKNIKIFKKSVYTLI; encoded by the coding sequence ATGattttagtaattatttttcttGTGCTCGGTGTGAAAGCACGGATCAATCCCCATGGCCCCACAGTATCAAATGATTTCGCGAACTGCGTCATCGGACTAATAGACAAAAACTTTGCTGAACCGGGACTTCTCTACTTCATCAACACGAACGACGTCAGCACATCAGTGGTTACCATAAGAACAGCAATATTGAAATCAGTGCACGACAAAGTCAAATATTCAGTGAAAATTGCTAAACCAACAGAAAAGGATAAAGCTATCTGCGTTAATGACCaagaaatattacaaatttcCGTTTTACACATGGACCACTTTGAACCGATACCACTAGCTGATTATTTCGTTGCTATTATAGATAGTTACGACGATTTCACTCATCTAGCGAGTAGACTGAGAAGATCAAGAAGTTGGAACCCGAAAGCAATGtttatctttgtattttttgacATGACTAGCTCAGACGATCATAACATCAAGCAAGCGGAGAACATTATAAACTGTCTTTTCAAACTGAATGCCATTAACATAGTTGTTATAATTCCGCAGGCAAATAATATAAGACGAGCAACTGTCTATGGCTGGAGACCATACGATCCTCCTAAATATTGCGGGTATTCTAATGAATCAGCCAGAACAAGACTGTTTGTAGAAAACGTGTGTGACCATGGTATTGTGAAATACACAAAGACTatatttgaaaacaaaattcCATTGGATATGAAAGGATGCACTTTGGAAATGCTGGCTCTTGAAAGACAACCATTTATAAGTAGGAGTCCTAAGGATCCTAATATAGAGATAATGCTGATCGGTGAAGTGGCTAAACGcttgaatataaaattgaaTTACAAAATGCTTAATGCTTTTCGTGGTGAGAAACAGCCAGGAGGACGCTGGGATGGAGCTCTCAATGACTTAGTATCTCAAAAAGGTTTAATACTTCTAGGAGGTATATTTCCTGACAATGAGGTACATGAAGATTTTGAATGCAGCTCTAATTATTTATCGGACTCGTACACCTGGGTAGTGCCCCGTGCTTTTCAACAGCCCTTGTGGCTTGCTTTCTTTATCATATTTAAGCGAATAGTGTGGATCTCAGTTGTGGCTGGATTTGTTGTAGTAGCATTAACATGGATGCTATTGGCTAAATTGAGCAAAGATCCCACCTATAGGAAAAATTTAGATCATTACTTGATAAACACGTGGATCAGTAACCTAGGTTTTGTGGCATATTCTCGGCCAGTAACAAACAGTTTAcgtttgtttttcatttttcttaatttatattgtgttttgcTTCTAACTGCGTATCAGACAAAATTAATTGACGTATTAACGAATCCAAATTTCGAACATCAGATATCGACGGTAGAAGAATTAGCAGCGAGTGATTTAGGATGCGGTGGTTCAGAAGAATTAAAAGATCTTTTTGAAAACTCGACTGATTCTATGGACATGTATTTTTCTGATAAATGGGAGAATATTATTGATATAAAAGAAGCAATGATAAATGTTGTAGTTCACAGAAATTTCTCTTTGCTATGTAGTCGTTTAGAGTTGGCACATATAACTGCAGTAATGCCTGAGCTCAGTGATAAATTTGGAAATACTAAATTCTATGCATTTGAAGTCAACGTATTCACAGTTCCTCTGGAAATGGTATCATTAAGAGGGTTTCCTTTTCTGAACAAGTTTTCGAAGACCTTAGAGTTGTTTAGACAGTACGGCGTAAATGATAAGGTGCGGAAATATTTTGCAGGCTACACGTTGACAAAAAAAGCGTTGCTATTGAATGATTTAGAAGCAGAAAACAGTAGTAGGGAAGCCTTATCCACTGAATCTTTACAAGGCGGATTTTTAGCACTCGTCTTTGGCTATGTTTTTGGTACCACAATCTTTGTAATAGAAATGACGATGAACACTAAAtttgtgaaaaatattaaaatatttaaaaagtctgTGTATACgctgatttaa